The Emys orbicularis isolate rEmyOrb1 chromosome 4, rEmyOrb1.hap1, whole genome shotgun sequence genomic sequence CCAGCAGGGCTCTACGATGGGGTCCTATGGCCGCTCCCCTCCCGCGTGTAGTGCACCATCATCAACACAAGCCCTGGACTGGCTTTCCAGCTGCCTGCTGACCCTGGAGCAGCCGTGCAAGGCCAGCACCTGTCCCCTATCACCACAGGGGAGGTAAGgggtgggccacagctgggacaTGTGGTTGGAGCCCAAGGGAGCTTGCACCAAAGCTCTGGCAAGACCAGGCGCAGCTCCTGGAAAGgcgaccccccaccaccacagccccagccgagcaacaaactgcctggggaagggagcgggagagcgccccctgctgagcccacaGCACAGGGCACGGGGGCAGGACTGTGAgcggagagcgccccctgctgagccctcaccctgctctctttggggccagcactgactgccgggGAGAGCATCCCCTACtgagcctctgccctgctccagggGATAATGGAGCATGAGATAGTCTCCTCTACTAGGCCCCGGCTTCCCAAGGGCTGACAGGTGAGCTCCCTTGGTGGCTGGTCAATGTGTATCCttttcgggggtggcaggtccctggtcatggctgggctgtgtccccatctcctcccctcccccagggctatgTACTGCTGGAGCGTGGCTGTCCCCcagagctgggtgcagggccctagGCCgtgtccccttctcctcctctcctctccccccatgctATGTGCTATTGGGCGTGTCGCCGTTCCCCAGAGCTTGGCGCAAGGTCCTGGGCCGAGTCCCgggcactggctggctgggactgggtgaACCCAGGCCTCACCACCAGCCGGGAGAACACCCCAGGCAGGATGCGGAAGCCGAGCCGTTGCAGGGTGTGCAGTGAAGGCTCGTTGTGGGGCAGCACTCGGGTGTATACAGGGAAGCCGCGGGCATGCAACTGTGCCGCCAGCATCCCCACCACGAGCTTCATGTGGTGCTGGCCGCGATGCTCCGGGAGGGTGTAACCGTGCGTCAGGGCAACCAGCTGGTCGGTGAGGGACCAGGAGATGGGGGTCCCCTCAGAGGCCAGCAGGCAGGCATTGGGGAAGTGGCGGATCAGGAGGCACAGGTACCGCAGGCTCCGGCTGTTCCCCCCAAAGTTCCAGGTGTCTCTGAGCAGCATGGCGTGGGCGGGGGACATGAGGGCCAGCCTGAGCCCCTTGTCAGGCCTGCaagacagggcaggggggagagagacacaggacGGGGTGGGGTGAGCACAGAGGGGGTTGACCTGGCAAGGGGAGGATGTCAgcgcatggggggcagggggactagaaccagcaggagaaggggtaagtctaggggaggggagcggggagcaacCAAACATGGGAGGAGTGAACATAGGGGGATATTGACCCAGCTTGGGGCGTGGGGTGCAGTGAGCTGGGGGTACAAGGGAATGAGCCCGGGGAGCAGAAATTGAGCTGGTATGACATGGCATAAGAGAGGAGCAGTGTCCAGTGATGCCATCCTCTTCCCAGTTGTGGGGCTGAGATCGGCTGGACAGAAaattggaggggatggggggttgccgaatctcaaactggggggcatggaatgtatcctgtgggggaggggtgtgccacccagctcggaaggcagcgccATCGCCAGCAGCAGCCGAGACCgacgggtggcatggtatggcattgccatccTTACTGCTGCGTAACGTTGGGCCtttgcactgggaggggaggctatggaaaattcTGGGGTGGCTATAGCCCCCATATCGCTCCTCCCAGTGTCccccatggaggggagggaggctggagggggagtGACCTGGCAcagggagaatggggggaggctgagagaggatagacctggtgtgggggagaagggggagccctggggggacgGGATCAAGTCAGGCCCTGGCACATGCGGGGAGGGGATCGACACACTCCCGcggcctcagcacaggggctgtctgacaagGTCCAGTCCAGCCCCAGCAGAGTCATCGGTGCCAATGGGCCTTGGCTAAGCTCAGCTCCCTGAGATGAAAGCACCAGGGCTCAGTGGGCAGCGAACACCCTTCCCGGAGACCTACCCGCTGACAGGAAAGGAGggaccagggggctctgtgcttggagcccccctcccctcagaggggACAGCTCTGGGGTCAAGGACCCCTGGCTGCCCGTCCCAGGATACTGAAGGGTTAcaggctgccccaccccctgctctccccatcctGGGACCAAGGAGGTTCCTTGGCCAGgctgggctgcccctgccccctggcgaAGCTCTAGGGCTGACTCAGCCCTGCCCCGGAGCAGGATGGGAAATCCTTGGCAGCATGTGCCCAAggcctggggctgtgtgtggggccgTGGTGATGCCCTCACTCTGCCAGCACCGTtagcctggggaactcattgccaccagATCTAGGGCACAATGGAGGCCTCTGGCCTGGCACCCGgggtccttcccttcccccagccccgatccccccTCCAGCTAGCACAGGCTGCTTGTGTACATTGccccattctctctcacacaccccatATCTCGGGGGCACCTACCGGTACTGGGGCATGGCAGGTGGGTCTGGGTGCAACAGCAGCCGGTGCGGATACGTCTCCATCTCAAGCCCCCTGGCCCTGGTGATGTCCCTGATGGTCTCGTATACCCCGTCCTGCAGCCCTGCAGGGACAGCTGTGCGCTGTCAGCAGGGGCCCCTGAAAGGTGCCCATGGACGTGGGGGGCCCAGCCCGGtaggggagagcagcagggaggggccaaGGGCCACTGTGAGCCGGCATGACCCAACCGGGGGTTCCCAAGCTTGGCGTATTCAGGATCCCAGGTCTGGATGGAGAAGGGGCCCAGGTGAGCTCCTCGGGGCTATTGgcgcgtgggggggaggggcccaggcaggcTCCTCGAGGCTATTGGCCTGTGGGGGGGGCGGTAAGGGGCCCAGGCAGGCTCCTCAGGACTATTGGCCTGTGGGAGGGGGAGCGGTCCTGccccccatgtggcaggtgctggacagagcggggctggagggggtcaCCCTGTATCTGGAAGGCCTGGCCCCAGTCCACGGTGCAGCTGTTCTCCAGCAGGGCCCGGCAGGCGCCCTCGTCCCGGTAGAAGGTCGTGTACAAGTTGGTGAAATAATCGCTTGGGTCTCGCGCCACCTGCAGGGGGGACACTGCCTGGGGGTGAGCgcagcctctgccctccccccatgacCCTCAGGGACGGCATCGGGGAAGCAGGACACAGCAAGCCCCAAGTAAGAGtttgaggagggggaagggatcctGTGAACGGCGcagggaggggaacagggcagaGATGGcatcaggcgggggaggggagcggggcagatatggcatcaggcaggggaggggagtgggggagtgaTGGCGTCagtcgggggaggggagcggggcagcgATGGggtcaggcgggggaggggagcgcggCCGATGGGAGGGGACCAGCAAAGGCCGCACTTCTCTGCATGGCCGGGTCAGGACCATTTTGAACTCTGGCCATGAATCCACCAGCACCTCCTGGCCAGCCGGGTTCCCGCGGTTCACATGCATCACAGCGCCGTAGACCTGCCAAGACACAGGGGTCAGAGTCCGGGGATGTCCCGGATTCCCAGGATCGATGCTGGGCCCCAGCTTTTACTCTGCCCCTTGGAGGAGCCCTCAAAGTGCCACCCCCCAGGGGCCCCACTCTTCCTGCAGGGCAGGCCACCGCCTCTGAGAtggagcctctgggctccagccctcctgctccaccccgcgAGCTCTGCCCGgtgcctcccactgagccagaccccGGGAGAGACCTGGCCGCTCTTGGgggctcccacaccccagcctgtgTTTGCAGTGACACCCGGCAGCATTGTCAAGCCAGGCCAGTTTATGAGTCACGGAGCGGCCTTAGGTCAGCAGAGAGAACTGGGGGTAAAGCAGTGTCCATTGCGGTCAGCCAGGGCCCAGCCAAGCTGGACTGAAAGTCCCTTTCCAGGCTGTCTCTGTCTCCGTCTGACCTCCTTGGCCAGCTCCAGGTGAGAGCCTCCATCTTTGTCCagcaccccccacctcccagtcctgtgctctcgagctggggtctctgctcagCCTCCCGGCTGAGAGGCGGGTAAATCCAGGAGTCAGCAGCGCTTGCCTTGTCTCTCTGGCCCCCTTGGGGATCTGGGTTGAGTTCAACAAGTTCCTTAAGGACCCTTTATTCCACCCTCACAGGGAGGTGACACCCACTCCTATgtctcttagcctgccctgagCGTAAACTTAATCCTCACCCTCGCCCCCGCAACTGGGTAGCCATGCAACacatagggggaaactgaggcacacatagtgttgtaaaaatattacagaaaaatccTACTTTATTTCATCTCTTCACTGGGCAGGGTCACTTAAACTAGTGACTGTCCCGGTGAAGTTCGA encodes the following:
- the LOC135877921 gene encoding glycine N-acyltransferase-like protein 3, whose translation is MRCRLNMSWGQTRYPGKRAQSRCIWNSQWLGLGRQCQAATGHRCAQTRPGRRPSHGPAGSCEGPSPSAMLILSCSSKLRLLEVMLRRGLPDTLPVYGAVMHVNRGNPAGQEVLVDSWPEFKMVLTRPCREVARDPSDYFTNLYTTFYRDEGACRALLENSCTVDWGQAFQIQGLQDGVYETIRDITRARGLEMETYPHRLLLHPDPPAMPQYRPDKGLRLALMSPAHAMLLRDTWNFGGNSRSLRYLCLLIRHFPNACLLASEGTPISWSLTDQLVALTHGYTLPEHRGQHHMKLVVGMLAAQLHARGFPVYTRVLPHNEPSLHTLQRLGFRILPGVFSRLVVRPGFTQSQPASARDSAQDLAPSSGERRHAQ